From the genome of Lonchura striata isolate bLonStr1 chromosome 18, bLonStr1.mat, whole genome shotgun sequence:
tagctCAATAAGAGCTCATGATCCAGCAAGATCTTAACACCTACATATGGAAGGCAATTAAACCTGCTGTAAAAACCTTCAAAAGATAAGCCAAGATGCAGAAACTTACTTGGTGTGATCCAAAGTTTGGATATCAGCCAGATCAAACACTGTTATTATAACTGCAATAAAagacaagaacagaaaaaaaagtaattaaattagaAAGTGTATCAGAAGTCTCTCCAACCTGTCTTGTTAAACAGAGAGAATGTTTATGTATAAGGTGTAAGAACAGATTTAACACCTAGGAAGTGGAAGACTATCCATTTGctcattccttttctttttctagcaCCCAATAAGACCTAAATCCTTAGTCTTCAATGGTATATCTATAGTCTGCAGTCTATAGTGCTATCAACCCTTTCATTTTGGGACCACAAATTACCACAGGATTGTCTCTTAGCAAAGGGAAAGCCAGAAATATCCACTTCCAACTCCAGCATTAATCTCACCCGACCTCAAATTCTTTCCCCCCTAGTCACAAGTGCCACTTTCTATCACTGCACCATCAGAACACTCAGAGTTTGCAGACGTGACAACACATCAAGTCATTAACTTCTTCATCCCTTCTTCCTTTCAACAAAGAGCAATCCATTCCACCACAGTGTGTCTCTAGGTACCTTCCCATGGAGCATATATGGATATAGGTTGCTGTACAAAACACAGCCTCCTAATAAAAGCAGGATCAAATTAATATTGCTCTCACCCTCTGCTCCTCGGTAGTAAGCAGATGCAATGCACTTGAACTTCTCCTGACCTGCTGTGTCCCATCTGTgcaacagggggaaaaaagaaatttcaggtTAATAAAACCCGGGGTAACCTGAGTAAACATGTTAATGAAGCAGCAGGCTGGTACAAGGCGGAGAAGAATGTGATACCAGAGAAGTGTCACCATCTGGAACATGTTATTCATTAACTACTGATAGAAATATAGTAAGACTCTATTAGTCAATGAAGACATGCAAACACCATTTGtaccttttcttaaaaaatactAATAATTTCGGAGACAATTCAAATATTTGTATTCTGCATGGTAATGTCCTTtccttaaaacatttttttttatttcacctaTGTAATTTGCATGTATTTCCAGGGCAATCTAGTTTTGTAAATTTTCTGTGCTAATACTAGCTAAGTCATGTATTAGCCCATGTTAGAATCTTGCAACTGCTAGATAAGGTATCTGTCTCTACACTACAAATTAGAGACCTGTAGCTCAGTCCATCAGGTACTAATGACACCATTACATAAAATCAAGAATGTCCTTCTCATTAATAAACATGATATGCAGTGCCTTCAGCTACTGCCAGCATTACagaggtttgggttttgttgtagCTTTGTACTGCCAGTCACAGATACTTGCAACATATCTTGTATGGAAATCTCTCAGCAAGAGGGGGCACTAGTGATTATCATATGGAAATGTTCTACCCAGCTTCTGAAGACTTTGCAGATAATGCAACCTGACCTTATTGCTTCAGTTCGCAAAATGCTGATGCATGAGTCTGGATTTTTAGAGGGACTCAAGTTCCAAAAGGATAGCAACTGACAAAACTTCCCAAAGACAATTGCAGTGAAATCagtgggaaatggatttttcAATAAATACCACGAGCCATCTATTTACATCAGTGATCTCACCGTGAAAAGAGTGTTTCTAAgtaaaaaggtttttaaaattcatgCACTAAAATATCTCATGCAAAGCATCTTATTTCTGCTCTAGGTTACATTACAGATGATTCCATAATGCCCTCTACAGAACAATGTTTCTGGCCACCAGAAACATTCCACAGACCCAAAGCAGGTGCAAGAAGGGCAGGATTCCCACTAGTCTGACAAGCAAAGTTGAAAATCAAAGATATTAAGTTCACATTCTAATAAAACCACTCCGGCCTTTCCATGATTTAGGGATAATTAATTAGTTGCTAATTAAGAGTTGTTGAAATCACTGGACATCTTATTAATTTTGATAACTGCAGGAATAAAACCCCTAGTAAAGACAAGTTCAGTGCTCACTGTGCCTACTAAACTCAAATCACAGACTGAGGTTACACAAGCACTGGTGGCTGTGACAAAAGCTTCCACTTCTCTTTCATGAACGTTGACTAAAAATGACAGAAATCCACTGAAATAGTGAAAGACATCCAAGATGAATTTTCATTTACAAGCTTGCAAATTTTTTTAGGCATAAGAAATCCAAGAGTCAAATTTCTACTAAAACTGCAAGTCCAGAGACAGAATCTTTTTTTCAGATCACATTATTCTTTGTGCAATTGTATTATATTTTTGAAACCTTTATTCCACTACAGCCTGCAGCAATTCAAGCTCTGCTGAGACTGTACTCTGTGCAATGCTTAACCATGCTCTTTCAACTCACATCTGGAGGTTATATGGCATTCCAATTATCTCAAAACGTTCAATCTCAAAATCTACTCCAATGGTCGCCTTGTAGTCTCGGTCAAAATTATCTTTACAAAATCTACAattgaaaaaaaagaggatgaaATACTAGTAAGACAAGTACAAATAGCTGCAAAACTAACACTGTCTAGGGTAaattatgaagaaaagaaaaaactaacTGTGGATTTACTATATAATGTAGAAGCAGACATAAAAATGTAAAGACACTAACTAAAAGAAAAGGAGATACTGTTTAACAAACTAGAAAGCACATATATCTAGTAAGCTCTCAGGATAATATGAGACTCAGCACAAAACATCTTTGGGCTTTCAAGGGAGGTACAGTATCTTCAGTTTTAGTTACAAGGGAATATATATTGGGTTGTAAATAATGACGCAAATGAAACCAAGACTGAGAAACTGAAATTGTTCTCTAATTGTTTAGCCTTTAGACTAGATTCCTTAAGAAAGCACTGTATAGCACTGTATCATATTTGACTGGATAAAAACACCTGAGAATGTAACATATATTGACTGAAGTGCTAGAGCACAACTTTCTGTGGTTCATGTATCAAGACTGTGTCATACTCTTGACTTCATTTTGTCTTcaagaaaaccaaaaagtaCTGGTTCAGATTCAAACCAGGGCCATGAAGCACTGCTCTAAAGCCAGCAATGGAAACATTATAACATTTATTTGAGAAACAGGAGAATCAAACCATCAGCTGAGATATACTGTACCTGTTGATAAGACTGGTTTTTCCAACATGCAGGTCTCCTACCACAACCACTTTGGATATTTTCAGCCTgttataaatatttgaaaatattacaTCGTTTTAGTAGTAATTTCACAGTCTCCTGCTAAAAATTCTgatttagatttttaaatatcAAGTGAGGAGCACATGTACCTGTGATTTCAATTTATCTATGTGCCACTGTGCTGCATGACCAGAGTCTTGAATTACGAGAgagaaaaccaccaaaaaccaaacccttcTGGAGCAGAAACACTCCATTTCTTGCTCTGGTTAGTtgggttttggtggggtttttttgttttgctttgttttggtttttttcttaatttcaatTTAGTGGAACAAATTTTATTCTATTAAAATTGCTTGAATACAAGTATATGCATTTGGCATAATTTTACAGAAGTTTACACATAAGACCATAGTGTATCTGCATCCTTGGCATTCCAATTTATCCCAAGTTTCTCATTGACTTTAATAGTACAAATGAAGTCCTAAGAGCAGAAATAAGAAATTGTTGATAATAAAAGAACACACTGCAGAATGTGCCTCTGGGAAAAACAACTCACAGGGTTAGAGCCAATACATTTTCTGACTATCTGGAATAATACTAATCTGAACCTGGCTTCATGCAAATAATCCTCTTTGCTCTAGGTTCTCCCACAGGATACAGCAGATGGGCCTTAGGTGACTCAGCCTGCATTCTTAAAATTGAAACTGTGAGATTTTAGGAGATCCAGGTGGATAAGTGAATTTAAGTTCATTTGTTGACCTAAACTTGGATTGACATCTCCTGTGCAAATGCTATAAAAATGGCTTAAGAGGTTTAATGTTCTTTTCTATTAAGGAATGGCTTTTCAACAAAGGACTTAATCTTCTATTGAATACTATTTCTGGTTACATCAACTTCCATGTGATGCTGATTCTAAGTTATCTATCCTGAATAGCTGAAAAATTGACCGGTAAACTGCATGACtaatatctaaaaaaaaaaaaagctatatgTGCCAGTCAACATTAACTGGGTGACCACAGGCCCCCATGCTCTTGATTACTGTTACTGAGAAAACACTAAATAAAATCAACAAACTTAAGGGAAAAGGTAAAGAGTAAGTGATGGTTTAGAGGGTGTGTTCCATTAATTTGTACTAGGGGGAAAAGACTCCCTAGATCAGACCATTTAACACAATGATGGATTATCAGGAGAGTATTAAATAAAGCCATTAACTGCTGAATTCATCAGACTAGCTTTCCAAAtgacaaagaaatattttattagttggggtaatggaaaaggaagataATGGTTATTTCAGTCAAGCTTTACAAGTACTGTACAAAACACTCTGGCTGCCCTTCCTACCCCCATTCCACCATAAAATGACCTAAATGACCAGATAATAATCATATCTAGAAAGCAGTGACAGAAAATTAGTTTAATTCTATTCACAAAGACAAAACATATAGCTTTTTAGTTATACTCTGTTACCAGAATAAATTACATAGAGAGTTGTCTAactacataaataaaaaaaaccctaataatAAAGATCCCAAACAAATACATGTTGGAAATGGAACGAAAAAATACCTCAATTCAATAAAGCATGTCGTACTTGGAAAATTGTCCAGACGCTTGTAAGAAATTTACATGAAACTAAGATAGTGACTGTGTTTCTAAAAAAGGGATAAAGTCAGTGATGTCTCTCAGGGTGACATATTTTcggttaaatttttttttttagtaagacTCCCTAGTGAAATGAATATAAAGTTGCATTTAAAGATGGATATCATGACAAGTCTCATGTCAGCAACTCTAGAGCTAGGGGAATAGTGAGCTAATTGTCAGTATTCATAGGAGCTCAAATTTATGGAGGATCCTGCACattgaaaccagaagtatttatCACTAAAATGTacagttatttattttaactgaatAGTGATGATTTCAACACAGTTTAGCTTTCTTGCCTTGCTTCAGAGATTAAATCAGTAATAGTAACAGTTCTGGTGGAGAGATaatgcagggggaaaaaaaacaatttctagaTTATTAGTAGAGTATAAATCAGCTTATTATGATATTTAAATGCTATAAATTTACCAGAATTTTGCTCCAGCtttaagaaacattttaacAGAACTTCTCAGCATGTATACATCAAAAAGGCTAAAACCAGATTCCTAGATTTTTCAAGAAACATAGAACTGCTGCTTTTATATCCCTCCAAAGCCTTTATTAACTACTCCTTTGGAACACCTGCAGCGAACACAGCAAGGCTGAATCTGTTAGATCTTTTGAACTAAGTGTTTATTTAAAAGGTGTTAAAAACCTGTCTAAACTACTACACCATTTTTTCAATGCTACCTATCCCAGCAGAAGAGGCACTCAATTAATGTACTGTGGACCAGGTCAGAGAACTGTCTTATGCAGGGGCTTAGCTGCCTTGAAACATACTGGAGTGAGGAATATGAGGAatggggcggggaggggggggaaagCCAATGAGGAAAGGAGGCTATAAGGAGCTTAAAATACTTTCTTCCTTGCATACCTGTGTTATAACAAACTTACCCATCTGTTGCAGTGCTCTGCTGACAAGCAGTCCTGACCTGTGCATGGAAGTGCTCTTTGAACTGCAGACAGGCCTCAGGTGTGTACCACTGAAAAGAGAGAGCAGctactgggacaaactgggtgATGGCTACTTGGCAAGAAGTCAAACTGGCAAGGAAAAACAGATAAAAGAATTGTTCAAGAACAGGGTTTTCCTGGCATAAGAAAAGGGGTAGGTTGGGTTAGAAGGCAGTAAGGTTTCCCCAGAGCTGTATTTGTAAAAACTCCTTGGGACAGCACTATCCTTTGAGCACCTCTCTGAGTGTCAGTGTCCAGCATTGCCTAAGCACCCATGGCCAAATCCATTTGCTCATCATTCTGTGTTGTTGCAGCGGGCCCTGGCTGGGTAGTAATTAGCATTGCCTCCCTGATTCATAGAAGGCTGATCAATCTCCTTATTATATATACCACTATTAAGAAACCCACTGCTTTTATAGACAGTTATGATATAGCTGGACCTAATTGGTCCTTCAATCATAACACCATcaccattggctaattaagaaaccacactctggtaaacaaatctccataataCATTCCACATATTCACAacaacaggtgcagcaagtTAAGattaagaattgtttctcattcttttctttgaTCTTCTCACAGACTTCTTCCAGAAAGACCTGAGAAAGTTGTCTGTTGCTCTCTggggccagggagctgctgccacaatTCTGTACAGCAGAAAATGCTTTCAATTGTCCCAGCAATCTGACACAGAAGACAAACAGATGGGAGCATACCACCAGCAACTCATTACTGTGAAGTTTTTTCAATCTTTTATAAGTGTGAAGCACTGTTTTTATTGCTAACTCTTTAATTGGGAATTagttaaaaattagaaaaatacattttacctTGTATTTGCTTAAAATACCTGTggtatttttcataaaattaaaagcaaaatatgtgGCTGAGAtcaagaatggaaaaaaaaaagtgaactcCCTTAAAAGGATCTTTTgaacaactgaaaaaaacaagTGCTAAttccttgcccttccctgtcCTTAACTATTCTATTATACTTCAAATACAAAAGTCTTTGGGGACATCAAAGGTATTTTGTCTGTGTTTCTACAGTGCCTACTACCTTTGATCTACTGTATGACTAAGGTTCTTgtacaaacagaaaattaaaattgccTTAAATTCTTTAACCTAAGACTCCTAATTAGATTTTTTGGCAAATTTAATGTCAGCTCTGGTTCCTCTTTGCCCTCAGTCTTGGAGTTCTTATGCATGTAATTATTActgttttgctgaaaaaaaccccaaatattgtAAGATAACACTTCTGTCACAAGAGTCACTTTTTGTAAAGGTTAGAAAGAAGAATAAAGATTGTTATTAAAGAGATCAGCATTGAATGGGACTATGAAGTCACATTAAACTTTGAAAGAATCTTAAATAATTTGCAATTTTAACAGAAGACAACAAGTgtacattaaattaaaataccaTATTAGCACAATGGAAAGATAGATCAGTGTAGCAGCGGCTACATACTGTGACCAAAGGGATAAAAAATGCTTACCTTGGGAAACTGGGAGATTATTCTTCCTCTGCTCACTGGGGGAACCAAATGCATTAGGCTGGACTTCATTCTCCAAGTTCAGTTAAATTTGACAAGTCTGAAAATACATAAAGAGAAACACAGTATTCAGGAATTGCCTCAATACAGGGACAATATGATAAAGACTAACCAAGTTCTGGCAGACtcgtctttttttttttttttttttccttttatcttttcAACACAGCTGAAAGAAAGTTGAAGAATTGGTGGTTCTGCAACTCAGTTTGCATGGAGGGAAAGCTGCTTCTCATGTAAACAGGACCACCTCAGTGTACATAGCTGTAGTAGCCAACAGTGTCCTTCTGAAACTACAAGGCACCAACTCTAATTCCCTGGGAGGGCAGAGAATTGCTCACTTAATTTAACCCAAGTGCTTGCAGTTTAGCCCTCAAAGGATTCTGCagtgtttaatttaaaaatcttgcTCATCATTGTTTCAAATGCTTCTGCACTAAGTGCATTAATTAATGTTAGGGGATCCCAGATTTCATGTGGTCAGAAGAAGGGAGGAAAGATGAAGCTGCCACATTTCTTGGCACAACATCAGACTTTCATGCAAGATCAtctcagaaaaaatgaaatctgtCTGACATGGGAAAAGAATAATGCTCACAAGAAAATCACAAATGCATTCAGATGTCTCACCTGAGATACATCAATTTGGTTATGTAAGGAAACCTCGTGGGCTGATGGGGGAGGGGACCCTTATTAGGGTACAGATTTCTTACTGGCATTCAAAAGAACATTTCTAATGGGAGCATTTTCATCCTGTAGCAAAGTGTAAGGAAGGACTCACCGAGCAGCAGCTGATGCAGCAGGATTCCAGCCGCACaagcagcccagcccctgctacGTGGCCATAGCAAC
Proteins encoded in this window:
- the RAB36 gene encoding ras-related protein Rab-36: MKSSLMHLVPPVSRGRIISQFPKWYTPEACLQFKEHFHAQVRTACQQSTATDGLKISKVVVVGDLHVGKTSLINRFCKDNFDRDYKATIGVDFEIERFEIIGMPYNLQIWDTAGQEKFKCIASAYYRGAEVIITVFDLADIQTLDHTKQWLEDALRENEPDSSFIFLVGTKKDLVSDAVCERTELDAIRFAKEMQAEYWSVSAKTGENVKEFFSRVAALAFEQSMIKELESTPGHRAQIRAGNLIKLKKNIVEIPEDNAQVSLSCC